In one Pseudomonas sp. MM211 genomic region, the following are encoded:
- a CDS encoding undecaprenyl-diphosphate phosphatase: protein MDWLHLLTLSLIQGITEFIPVSSSAHLILPSQLLGWPDQGQAFDVAVHVGTLMAVVLAFRQQIAAIVSGWLGHVLHRRASPESRMGWMIILATIPAALAGLLFESVIEQYTRSMLVIGTTTIVFGLVLWWADVTGSRDADMSRMTWRHALLIGLAQMLALIPGTSRSGITMTAALMLGFDRKSAAGFSFLLSIPLILAAGSLKTLHLIEEGNGAHWGDMAWGIGLSFVSAFLCIKLFLAALDRIGMLPFVIYRLILGTFLLFVAL from the coding sequence ATGGACTGGCTCCACTTGCTAACCCTGTCGCTCATCCAGGGCATTACCGAATTCATTCCCGTCTCCTCCTCCGCGCACCTGATTCTGCCCTCGCAGTTGCTGGGCTGGCCCGATCAGGGTCAGGCGTTCGACGTCGCCGTGCACGTCGGTACCCTGATGGCGGTGGTGCTCGCGTTCCGCCAGCAGATCGCGGCAATCGTCAGCGGCTGGCTGGGCCACGTGCTGCACCGCCGCGCCAGCCCGGAAAGCCGCATGGGCTGGATGATCATCCTGGCGACCATCCCGGCTGCACTAGCGGGGCTGCTCTTCGAATCGGTGATCGAGCAATACACCCGCTCGATGCTGGTGATCGGCACCACCACCATCGTCTTCGGCCTGGTGCTCTGGTGGGCCGACGTGACAGGCAGCCGTGACGCCGACATGAGCCGCATGACCTGGCGCCACGCCCTGCTGATCGGCCTCGCGCAGATGCTCGCACTGATTCCCGGCACCTCGCGCTCGGGCATCACCATGACCGCCGCACTGATGCTCGGTTTCGACCGCAAGAGCGCTGCGGGCTTCTCCTTCCTGCTGTCGATCCCGCTGATTCTCGCCGCCGGCAGCCTGAAGACCCTGCACCTGATCGAAGAAGGCAACGGTGCCCACTGGGGCGACATGGCTTGGGGCATCGGCCTGTCGTTCGTGTCGGCGTTCCTGTGCATCAAGCTGTTCCTGGCGGCACTGGATCGCATCGGCATGCTGCCGTTCGTGATCTACCGCCTGATCCTCGGCACCTTCCTGCTGTTCGTGGCGCTGTAA
- a CDS encoding tetratricopeptide repeat protein: MRSLALLAAPLLVACTLAAQADSSPPCPVYDIADTPDSVGMERDKAESGDLCAQFNLGFYHYTHQSYDAAERMYALAAEQGNARAAFEIAILYRDGLLEDNAGQRRQWMEKSAELGADLAQIELGIDHWEQRDDHQQLYQAMYWFEQAASQGNTQGQYLLGEGYWADRGVEGFAGDDQLAMRFGRDEELGAYWVCKAAEQGDAQAQFAISEAYSIGRGVPPSSIQRHLWLTRAGDNGHEEALTWLDESNTAWYTRLENWAKRQMSNEVATCPALPSRQENDESELTAVEAG, from the coding sequence ATGCGTTCACTGGCATTGCTCGCAGCCCCGCTACTCGTCGCCTGCACCCTTGCAGCGCAGGCCGACTCCTCCCCACCCTGCCCGGTCTACGATATAGCCGATACCCCGGACAGTGTGGGCATGGAGCGCGACAAAGCCGAGTCCGGTGATCTATGCGCCCAGTTCAATCTTGGTTTCTACCACTACACCCATCAGTCCTATGACGCGGCAGAGCGCATGTACGCCCTTGCAGCAGAGCAGGGTAATGCGCGCGCGGCATTCGAGATCGCCATCCTGTACCGCGACGGTTTGCTCGAAGACAACGCTGGGCAACGCCGGCAGTGGATGGAAAAATCTGCCGAATTGGGTGCGGATCTGGCGCAGATTGAACTGGGTATCGATCACTGGGAACAACGCGACGACCATCAGCAGCTCTACCAGGCGATGTACTGGTTCGAGCAGGCTGCAAGCCAGGGGAATACCCAGGGCCAGTACCTGCTTGGCGAGGGTTACTGGGCTGATCGTGGGGTTGAGGGTTTTGCCGGTGATGATCAGTTGGCAATGCGCTTTGGCCGTGACGAAGAACTGGGCGCGTACTGGGTATGCAAGGCTGCCGAGCAAGGCGACGCGCAGGCTCAGTTCGCCATTTCCGAGGCCTACAGCATTGGCCGTGGTGTCCCCCCCAGCAGTATTCAGCGCCACCTGTGGCTAACCCGTGCGGGCGATAATGGCCATGAAGAAGCGCTGACCTGGCTGGATGAAAGCAATACCGCTTGGTACACACGCCTGGAAAACTGGGCGAAGCGACAGATGAGCAATGAAGTCGCCACCTGCCCTGCGCTGCCGTCCAGGCAGGAAAACGACGAAAGCGAGCTGACTGCCGTTGAAGCGGGCTAG
- a CDS encoding MFS transporter — protein sequence MQSAASSAPGRPLTRSDYKTLSLSALGGALEFYDFIIYVFFATVVGKLFFPPDMPDWLRMLQTFGIFAAGYLARPLGGIIMAHFGDLIGRKRMFTLSILMMAVPTLIMGLLPTYAQIGIFAPLLLLLMRMIQGAAIGGEVPGAWVFVSEHVPARHIGYACGTLTCGLTTGILLGSLMATLINSVFTAEEVLDWAWRVPFLIGGVFGLFAMYLRQWLHETPVFTEMQQRKALAEELPLKTVVRDHRGSVVISALLTWLLSAGIVVAILMTPTFLQTLYGFDAVTSLQANSLAIIMLSIGCIISGALCDRIGAGRVLVVGCSALAVSVWLFYSGLHANPQWLFPLYALVGLFVGTIGAVPFVMVHAFPAPVRFSGLSFSYNMSYAVFGGLTPVAVSLLVKWSPLGPAYYLIALCGVGVVVGLGLLRKGR from the coding sequence ATGCAATCTGCAGCCTCGTCGGCACCTGGCCGGCCATTGACCCGTAGCGATTACAAGACCTTGTCCCTGTCAGCGCTTGGCGGCGCGCTGGAATTTTACGACTTCATCATCTACGTATTCTTCGCCACCGTGGTCGGCAAGCTGTTCTTCCCGCCGGATATGCCCGACTGGCTGCGCATGCTGCAGACCTTCGGCATCTTTGCCGCGGGCTATCTGGCGCGCCCGTTGGGCGGCATCATCATGGCGCATTTTGGCGACCTGATCGGCCGCAAGCGCATGTTCACGTTGAGCATCCTGATGATGGCGGTGCCGACGCTGATCATGGGCCTGCTGCCGACCTACGCGCAGATCGGCATCTTCGCACCGCTGCTGTTGCTGCTCATGCGCATGATCCAGGGCGCGGCGATTGGCGGTGAAGTGCCCGGTGCCTGGGTATTCGTGTCCGAGCACGTGCCGGCGCGCCATATCGGTTATGCCTGCGGCACGCTGACCTGCGGTTTGACCACCGGCATCCTGCTCGGCTCGTTGATGGCCACGCTGATCAACAGCGTCTTCACCGCCGAGGAAGTGCTCGACTGGGCCTGGCGCGTGCCGTTCCTGATCGGCGGCGTGTTCGGTCTGTTCGCCATGTACCTGCGCCAGTGGTTGCACGAGACGCCGGTGTTCACCGAGATGCAGCAGCGCAAGGCCCTGGCCGAGGAGCTGCCGCTGAAAACCGTGGTGCGCGACCATCGCGGCAGCGTGGTGATTTCCGCGCTGCTGACCTGGCTGCTCTCGGCCGGCATCGTGGTGGCGATCCTGATGACGCCGACCTTCCTGCAGACCCTCTATGGCTTCGATGCGGTCACTTCGCTGCAGGCCAACAGCCTGGCCATCATCATGCTGAGCATCGGCTGCATCATCAGCGGCGCTCTGTGCGACCGCATCGGTGCCGGTCGGGTGCTGGTGGTTGGCTGCAGTGCGCTGGCGGTCAGCGTATGGCTGTTCTACAGCGGCCTGCACGCCAACCCGCAGTGGCTGTTCCCGCTGTATGCGTTGGTCGGCCTGTTCGTCGGCACCATCGGCGCGGTGCCGTTCGTGATGGTGCATGCTTTCCCGGCGCCAGTGCGCTTCAGCGGCCTGTCGTTCTCCTACAACATGTCCTATGCGGTGTTCGGCGGCCTGACTCCGGTGGCCGTCTCGCTGCTGGTGAAGTGGAGCCCGCTGGGCCCGGCCTATTACCTGATCGCCCTTTGTGGTGTCGGCGTGGTCGTCGGACTGGGCTTGCTGCGCAAGGGCCGCTGA
- a CDS encoding HIT family protein has protein sequence MSLYGDYDSQNIFAKIIRGEMPCYKLYEDEDVLVFLDLFPQSFGHTLVIPKRAEARNILEIDADNLTKLTLGVQKVARVLADELKPDGVQVTQFNGAPAGQTVYHIHVHVIPRFTEQGLQNHASGKADPAELEKLQARLVKRFQSV, from the coding sequence ATGAGCCTTTACGGCGACTACGATTCGCAGAACATCTTCGCCAAGATCATTCGCGGTGAGATGCCCTGCTACAAGCTGTACGAAGACGAAGACGTGCTGGTGTTCCTCGACCTGTTTCCGCAGTCCTTCGGGCACACCCTGGTGATCCCCAAGCGCGCCGAGGCTCGCAATATCCTCGAGATCGACGCCGACAACCTGACCAAACTGACCCTGGGCGTGCAAAAGGTCGCCCGTGTGCTGGCCGACGAACTCAAGCCCGATGGCGTACAGGTCACCCAGTTCAACGGCGCGCCGGCAGGGCAGACAGTCTATCACATCCACGTGCATGTGATTCCGCGCTTCACCGAACAGGGCTTGCAGAACCACGCCAGCGGCAAGGCCGATCCGGCCGAGCTGGAGAAACTGCAGGCCAGACTGGTGAAGCGATTCCAGAGCGTTTGA